In Arctopsyche grandis isolate Sample6627 chromosome 13, ASM5162203v2, whole genome shotgun sequence, one DNA window encodes the following:
- the LOC143921050 gene encoding dihydrolipoyl dehydrogenase, with protein MATRLLLATKAHTKKCLFGGVRCFSATHDADLVVIGTGPGGYVAAIKAAQLGMKVVAVEKETTLGGTCLNVGCIPSKALLNNSHYYHMAHGGDLQARGVNVSGVSLDLDTMMGVKEGVVKALTGGIAQLFKKNKITSLSGHGEIIAPGQVAVKKSDGTVETVNTKNILIATGSEVTPFPGIEVDEETVVSSTGALSLKKVPEHLVVIGAGVIGLELGSVWQRLGAKVTAIEFLDTIGGVGIDLEVAKTFQKILAKQGIEFKLGTKVIGANKQGNTISVNVESVKDAKKDTLDCDVLLVCVGRRPYTKDLGLDKIGIITDARGRIPVNETFQTIVSGVYAIGDCIHGPMLAHKAEDEGIVCVEGMTGMPVHIDYNCVPSVIYTHPEVGWVGKSEEDLKKAGIAYKVGKFPFLANSRAKTNNETEGFVKVLADKATDRILGTHIIGPGAGELINEAVLAIEYGASAEDVARVCHAHPTCAEALREANLMAYFGKPINF; from the exons AAGAAATGCCTGTTCGGAGGAGTGCGGTGTTTCTCCGCAACACATGATGCCGATTTGGTTGTCATCGGAACAGGTCCCGGTGGATATGTAGCTGCCATCAAAGCCGCCCAATTGGGCATGaag GTGGTCGCAGTCGAGAAGGAAACCACACTCGGTGGAACATGTTTGAACGTCGGCTGCATTCCTTCCAAGGCTTTACTCAACAATTCCCATTACTATCACATGGCGCACGGGGGCGATCTTCAAGCGAGAGGAGTCAACGTATCCGGAGTATCTTTGGATTTGGATACGATGATGGGCGTGAAGGAGGGCGTAGTCAAAGCTCTCACCGGTGGCATCGCACAACTCTTCAAAAAGAATAAG attACGTCGCTCAGCGGCCACGGAGAGATCATCGCCCCGGGTCAAGTTGCCGTTAAGAAGAGCGACGGAACCGTCGAAACAGTCAACACTAAGAACATTCTCATCGCTACCGGCTCTGAAGTAACGCCATTCCCTGGAATTgag GTCGATGAGGAGACAGTAGTATCCTCGACTGGTGCCTTAAGTTTGAAGAAAGTTCCGGAACATTTGGTCGTCATCGGAGCTGGTGTTATCGGTCTTGAACTCGGATCGGTGTGGCAGAGATTAGGAGCCAAAGTCACGGCTATCGAATTCTTAGATACTATCGGag GTGTCGGCATTGACTTGGAAGTTGCAAAAACATTCCAAAAAATCCTAGCCAAACAAGGTATCGAATTCAAACTGGGTACTAAAGTGATCGGTGCAAACAAACAAGGCAATACGATTAGTGTCAACGTTGAATCTGTCAAAGATGCCAAAAAAGATACG ttgGATTGTGATGTTTTATTGGTCTGTGTCGGACGTCGGCCTTACACGAAAGATTTAGGTCTCGATAAAATCGGAATCATCACCGATGCTCGCGGTCGTATTCCTGTGAACGAAACTTTCCAGACTATCGTTTCCGG TGTTTACGCTATCGGAGATTGCATCCACGGACCGATGTTGGCTCACAAGGCTGAAGATGAAGGCATCGTCTGCGTCGAAGGAATGACT ggTATGCCTGTACATATCGATTACAATTGCGTGCCTTCTGTAATTTACACACACCCTGAAGTTGGGTGGGTAGGAAAATCGGAAGAAGACTTAAAGAAAgct GGCATTGCATACAAAGTCGGCAAATTCCCATTCTTAGCGAACTCAAGAGCAAAGACCAACAACGAAACTGAAGGATTCGTCAAAGTGTTGGCCGACAAAGCGACAGACAGAATCTTAGGAACTCACATCATCGGGCCG GGAGCCGGAGAATTGATCAACGAAGCAGTTTTAGCTATCGAATACGGAGCATCAGCTGAAGACGTTGCTAGAGTATGCCACGCTCATCCG ACCTGCGCTGAGGCATTACGAGAGGCCAACTTGATGGCGTACTTTGGCAAACCCATCAATTTCTAA
- the LOC143921682 gene encoding uncharacterized protein LOC143921682: protein MIGITKKYKKRNTWIYGTFSGKPTQIHNRIFEKIPPRLRFSLMDIVPNAFLRDHIFMGFTQCGQFLLSFTYHVNMITRTDFREGFNFKLHFLSWAPGQKAKLVHSVPLFDDDCVDNRVAVSIAQWKHNPSLLVVYGIAETSTEHSYLSVIGVPRLGCRKCSLLANSNEDCGGKRCIQHNFTIHTKFYCAAESAICEPVIQLAYHNQIIIYTDFIHILEIDLIKPDQIQDEKGLEEKSINESCPPPNIFPVPKTSQSSNAYGSSAHTVIQSIIADFTDMEMEPYVNVKPIQVPDMISHEVCIQALRTVPQPSPSCSEVYVGIEDGWDSVPSPRTLISPPLRSPSRRPAESLLRFNEMHRIADKTYEFVEETEPKCEKLSLFRKRRLADKKYEFSEDNSENIVPFRVLRSNRKYYIGTSSRGPPRRAKSPPSEGVVLRVHNQITPSVPIHSADIKYGPVITHMPVARETVNDTEYRVTAMQEDGSLKTIAIHDNSSKTLSDCTVHPQDPYLVHSENSKCSKHFKRRFIESEDDITSIITDSEDDCISGYHVALPLVAHGAGYAPLQPVSMGAWDRMRTGTPVLQASQRSLDIELLCNEVCLRLCRLHKKKFIYCFDWGCHVINVCQSSGCICGVCAMWLWASEEEAKSNGGCNSCMESDAVCSIHRKQYAAECLFVWDLVSGLYRTEHVAFKEDSTPDTNRESGSERARQMAFNLAPIPSSHGHDIKLLTTLTGRSLKRLTDMDHCIEITKQHPDISETDTSTSEDSDSD from the exons ATGATTGGCATAACGAAGAAATAtaagaaacggaatacatgg ATATACGGAACATTCTCCGGAAAGCCGACTCAAATCCACAATAGGATATTCGAAAAGATACCTCCTCGCTTACGCTTCTCGCTGATGGACATCGTTCCGAATGCATTTTTACGCGATCACATCTTCATGGGATTCACACAGTGTGGCCAGTTTCTCCTTAGCTTTACCTACCACGTGAACATGATAACCAGAACCGACTTCCGCGAGGGCTTCAACTTCAA GTTACACTTCCTGTCGTGGGCTCCCGGCCAGAAAGCCAAACTCGTACATTCTGTGCCTCTATTTGATGACGATTGTGTCGATAATAGGGTCGCCGTGTCCATTGCCCAGTGGAAACACAATCCGTCTCTGCTCGTGGTCTACGGGATAGC TGAAACTTCGACTGAGCATTCGTATTTGAGTGTCATCGGTGTGCCGCGTCTCGGTTGTCGGAAATGCTCCTTGCTTGCGAATTCCAATGAAg ATTGCGGTGGCAAGAGGTGCATCCAACACAACTTCACCATACACACAAAGTTCTACTGCGCTGCCGAGTCGGCCATCTGCGAACCAGTCATCCAGCTAGCCTACCATAATCAAATTATCATATACACCGATTTTATCCATATATTAGAAATAGACTTAATTAAACCTGATCAAATTCAAGACGAGAAGGGTCTCGAGGAGAAGTCGATCAACGAATCTTGCCCCCCGCCAAACATATTTCCAGTTCCTAAAACGTCCCAATCGTCGAACGCCTACGGCTCTTCGGCGCACACGGTCATCCAGAGCATCATCGCCGACTTCACCGACATGGAAATGGAGCCGTACGTGAACGTCAAACCGATCCAAGTGCCCGATATGATCAGCCATGAAGTTTGCATCCAGGCTTTGCGTACGGTGCCACAGCCATCGCCGAGCTGCAGCGAGGTGTACGTCGGAATCGAAGACGGCTGGGACTCGGTGCCATCGCCGAGGACGCTGATCAGTCCACCGTTGCGTTCGCCGAGTCGCCGACCCGCCGAAAGCCTGCTGCGGTTCAACGAGATGCATCGAATCGCCGACAAGACGTACGAGTTCGTCGAAGAGACGGAGCCCAAGTGCGAAAAGCTCAGCTTGTTCCGCAAGCGTCGCCTCGCCGACAAGAAGTATGAGTTCTCCGAAGATAATAGTGAAAATATTGTTCCTTTTAGGGTGCTTCGTAGCAATAGGAAATATTACATAGGGACTTCGAGCAGGGGTCCTCCGAGGAGGGCTAAGTCGCCGCCGTCCGAGGGTGTGGTATTGAGGGTACATAATCAAATTACGCCGTCTGTGCCGATACACAGTGCCGATATTAAATATGGGCCGGTGATCACTCACATGCCTGTCGCCAGGGAGACAGTCAACGACACCGAGTATAGGGTCACTGCGATGCAGGAGGACGGCTCGTTGAAGACTATCGCCATACATGACAACTCGTCCAAGACGCTGTCTGACTGCACGGTACATCCCCAAGATCCTTACCTCGTCCATTCTGAGAACTCCAAATGTAGTAAACACTTCAAGAGACGCTTCATAGAGAGTGAAGACGATATCACGTCTATTATTACAGACTCGGAAG acgATTGTATATCTGGCTACCATGTAGCTTTGCCTTTAGTCGCCCACGGTGCAGGCTACGCACCCCTACAGCCCGTTTCTATGGGTGCGTGGGACAGGATGCGTACGGGAACTCCCGTCCTGCAAGCCTCGCAGAGATCTTTAGATATCGAATTGCTTTGCAACGAAGTCTGTCTCCGACTGTGTCGCCTTCACAAAAAGAAATTCATCTATTGCTTCGACTGGGGATGCCACGTCATCAACGTTTGCCAATCCAGCGGCTGCATTTGTGgc GTTTGTGCGATGTGGCTTTGGGCTTCCGAAGAGGAGGCGAAGAGCAACGGCGGCTGCAATTCTTGCATGGAGAGCGATGCCGTTTGTTCCATCCATCGGAAGCAATACGCAGCTGAA tgtttgtttgtttgggatCTTGTCAGTGGCTTGTATAGAACGGAGCATGTTGCATTTAAAGAAGACTCGACTCCGGACACTAATAGAG AAAGTGGCAGTGAACGTGCCAGGCAGATGGCTTTCAATTTAGCTCCGATACCGTCCTCGCACGGACATGACATTAAGCTACTTACTACACTTACAG GTCGATCTCTCAAACGCTTAACGGACATGGACCACTGCATCGAAATAACCAAACAGCATCCGGACATTTCGGAAACTGACACGTCGACGTCAGAAGACAGCGATTCGGACTGA
- the LOC143921047 gene encoding uncharacterized protein LOC143921047 yields MEPELELELEPEPEPEMAPAPAESLFCLREVCQFPSSRTASLECGRYALVASASERALLLVLIHNDTSDYRKRPPVTHVETWKFAPPLALCFDPTGNWLVCATAQPEPRLHIVRALKTLTDEPYVAPPGVGRWSCEWPLSAIPLPLEAGRTPTAITWWQTANSLPIVIVGDQTGGLLFLSLDTLKVIGKSYIVGRVCELAICVDDDLDTVDLLITSSRNRQWHLTLEKRCSKNSDQTNSDKKKQQAKVKDVNKKIDSFLTSIKELGSDKVYSLFQRSQSTSNVPDKLASHITHNNPTPICLKAADDEDDMKSDFGAVSDRPNLYQLIVSPQNAAGYHFISILNSSTGTFSLHCNIENRDPVLSYKLEDFPIDIYKVLWQKLIIYSFSTNTLKIHSCHLSLKQNSNQHTVIWEDSLNEGEYLVNAWTMSRTQRYPQYYKQWCNTTEVEKLALPRFNLGSCIVVTNKKVYLLTPSCDPCEFLVRNIIDGISGTERLAAALEIRLQDLLLGAADILLTNGIVNRALPLYRLAKIPSDDILMRFGALGMLKEMLTCELHPQTCSTANICFIAHTLHELTRKKENKKTLLNFICSDTHFDVITCARMCAELGIWHALDKIAFHKGLVWLGFETLIHRLSTPCRGLLSTVLNQNYAPFIITDSGLPLLKFIDQYCDTFDNFLLKKLCLWMCPLQDCFRISFRALCTSQSNSHLSGMRRLIRTFFGVVSTLYSRMSVNDQLLLSSDIKKEKLLHHRDSISANSKTSDLEGNVQSVVSCGHTHWGIVSQGKISLLRSSGSENVIHIDIDMIGKALDVSCGREHTLILTENGVYSIGDNRFGQLGVGNSLAVSIDTPMLVGAMKKWSLGDGAKTSRAWHNERVVQVAAGQYHSACVTDTGCLYTWGWGVHGQLGHGYIYNEFYPKKVMTMRSSMKVAYVGCGSCHTVILTTKGRVYVCGNSAFGQIGDSSRQKSNVPLKINLGSSPVTKITVGYFHTLALTLKNEVWTWGSSPQKLRLGARSAKLFKMKGGVTESQDDSCIPTSLPIMQEDNTHLYPTKIDLSHIRGKIVEMAAGWHHSCVVDSMGYLYVWGLNLDCQLGTGDRNEVYLPTSVEVTKVKCDQPLPDGTSRCAKKADSPPTNRVFLANVSCGGDFTVFVKNDGNVFITGNSYLQDVLPAKGELRVVMFKNTKRIVRLPKPHANLQKTFRHVPQMSNFLHQLKTDCYESKFDWPQNPVHSNISFEDPSWATKVVACLYEFVDDDTPLMDAQLRAVVASLRGDFVEALNLQLTSLYVGTHKICVPWYVQHVQRTVVYVDQMENQIETRASETLRNKIKYLSQEWLHPSRDNNERDLEDVDLECQCCEPNYMVTNAEFAVYDSTDEDVLKRAIAITRAVMRLLPDDSKVWTDCINEATKFWMERKLDMNELENVLLETASEGQAINMASAVFCAKDRINYQKHLSSTFNLELCDNILQSWS; encoded by the exons ATGGAGCCGGAACTGGAACTGGAACTggaaccggaaccggaaccaGAGATGGCGCCGGCGCCAGCAGAATCGCTGTTCTGCCTGCGAGAGGTGTGCCAATTTCCCAGCTCGCGAACGGCCTCTCTGGAATGCGGTCGATACGCCCTCGTCGCGTCGGCTTCGGAACGCGCCCTACTTCTAGTCCTCATTCATAACGACACTTCCGACTACCGAAAGCGGCCTCCTGTGACGCACGTCGAGACGTGGAAATTTGCCCCCCCTCTCGCCCTCTGCTTCGACCCCACGGGAAACTGGCTGGTGTGTGCCACCGCTCAACCGGAACCGAGGCTTCACATCGTGAGAGCCCTCAAAACGCTCACGGACGAGCCGTACGTGGCTCCTCCGGGTGTCGGCCGTTGGAGCTGCGAATGGCCTCTCTCAGCCATTCCGTTGCCTTTGGAAGCCGGACGCACTCCCACGGCTATAACCTGGTGGCAAACTGCCAACTCTCTTCCCATCGTCATCGTCGGAGACCAG ACGGGAGGTTTGCTGTTTTTATCTCTAGATACGTTGAAAGTCATCGGGAAGTCGTATATTGTAGGAAGAGTTTGCGAACTGGCGATTTGTGTTGATGATGATTTGGACACTGTCGATCTATTG ATAACGAGCAGCAGAAACAGGCAATGGCACCTCACGCTCGAAAAGCGCTGTTCTAAAAATAGCGACCAAACCAACAGCGATAAAAAGAAGCAACAGGCGAAAGTTAAAGATGTCAATAAAAAGATCGACAGCTTTCTCACGTCGATTAAAGAATTGGGATCCGATAAAGTCTATTCTTTATTTCAGAGAAGTCAGTCGACTTCGA ACGTGCCTGATAAGTTGGCTTCGCACATAACTCACAATAATCCGACACCGATCTGCCTGAAGGCTGCCGACGACGAAGACGATATGAAATCTGATTTTGGCGCAGTGAGCGACAGGCCAAACTTGTACCAGCTGATCGTGAGTCCTCAGAATGCGGCCGGCTATCATTTCATTTCGATTTTGAACTCGTCCACGGGCACATTCAGT TTGCATTGTAATATAGAAAACCGTGATCCCGTTCTGTCATACAAACTGGAAGATTTTCCAATCgacatatataaagtattatggCAAAAATTAATCATCTATTCATTCAGCACGAATACTTTAAAAATTCATAGTTGTCATTTATCATTGAAGCAG AATAGTAATCAGCATACAGTCATTTGGGAAGATTCCTTGAATGAGGGTGAATATTTAGTAAACGCCTGGACTATGAGTCGGACTCAAAGATATCCTCAGTATTATAAACAGTGGTGCAATACGACCGAAGTTGAAAAATTAGCATTGCCTCGATTTAATTTAGGATCGTGTATCGTCGTAACTAATAAAAAAGTTTATCTACTCACTCCAAG CTGTGATCCATGCGAATTTTTGGTTAGAAATATAATCGACGGAATAAGTGGCACCGAACGGTTAGCAGCTGCTTTAGAGATCCGTCTCCAAGATTTGCTACTCGGTGCCGCCGATATATTACTCACTAACGGTATCGTAAATAGAGCTTTGCCGTTGTATCGCTTAGCAAAA ATTCCGTCCGACGATATCTTGATGAGATTCGGAGCTTTGGGAATGCTCAAAGAGATGTTAACGTGTGAACTTCATCCTCAAACCTGCAGCACTGCCAACATTTGCTTTATTGCTCATACTTTGCATGAGCTCACACGTAAAAAGGAAAATAAGAAGACTCT gtTAAATTTCATTTGTTCTGATACGCATTTCGACGTGATTACGTGCGCCAGGATGTGTGCCGAGTTGGGAATATGGCACGCGTTAGATAAGATTGCGTTTCACAAGGGTCTTGTGTGGTTGGGTTTCGAAACGCTCATTCATCGCTTGTCGACTCCGTGCCGAGGACTTTTGAGCACCGTGCTGAACCAAAACTATGCACCGTTTATCATAACGGACTCTGGTCTGCCACTTCTCAAATTTATAGATCAATATTGCGATACTTTCGATAATTTTTTACTCAAA aaattgTGTCTTTGGATGTGTCCTTTACAAGACTGCTTCCGAATCTCGTTCAGAGCTTTGTGTACATCTCAATCCAATTctcat CTAAGCGGCATGCGTAGACTCATCCGTACATTCTTCGGTGTAGTATCGACATTGTATTCTCGCATGTCGGTGAACGACCAATTGCTGTTATCGTCGGATATAAAAAAGGAAAAGCTATTGCACCACAGAGATTCGATCAGTGCAAACTCGAAGACGAGCGATCTTGAAGGCAATGTGCAATCGGTCGTATCTTGCGGACACACCCACTGGGGCATCGTCAGTCAGGGCAAGATAAGTCTATTGCGGAGCAGCGGCTCCGAAAACGTAATCCACATCGATATAGACATGATAGGCAAGGCTTTGGATGTATCGTGCGGCAGGGAGCACACTCTGATACTGACTGAAAACGGA GTTTATTCCATTGGTGATAATCGTTTTGGTCAATTAGGTGTCGGGAATAGTTTGGCCGTCAGCATTGACACGCCTATGCTTGTCGGCGCTATGAAGAAGTGGTCTCTGGGCGATGGCGCCAAGACTAGTCGTGCTTGGCACAATGAAAGGGTGGTGCAAGTGGCTGCTGGACAATATCACTCGGCTTGCGTCACCGATACGGGTTGTTTATATACATGggg GTGGGGAGTTCACGGACAACTAGGTCATGGTTACATCTACAATGAGTTCTATCCTAAGAAAGTTATGACCATGCGTTCATCTATGAAG GTGGCGTACGTTGGGTGTGGCTCATGTCATACTGTCATATTAACAACTAAAGGCCGAGTTTACGTATGCGGTAATAGCGCTTTTGGACAAATCGGTGATTCGAGCAGACAGAAAAGCAACGTACCTCTCAAGATCAATCTCGGTTCTAGTCCAGTAACGAAGATAACAGTCGGCTACTTCCATACT TTGGCTCTTACGCTCAAGAACGAAGTTTGGACGTGGGGTTCTAGTCCTCAAAAGCTACGATTAGGCGCCAGAAGTGCAAAGCTGTTCAAAATGAAAGGCGGTGTTACGGAATCTCAAGACGACAGTTGCATTCCAACGTCGTTGCCGATCATGCAAGAAGACAATACTCATTTGTATCCGACTAAGATTGACCTTTCACACATCAGAGGGAAGATTGTCGAG ATGGCTGCTGGTTGGCATCACTCGTGCGTAGTCGACAGTATGGGATATCTGTACGTGTGGGGTCTCAATCTCGATTGTCAGTTGG GCACTGGTGATCGGAATGAAGTCTACCTCCCGACATCCGTTGAAGTTACGAAGGTGAAATGCGATCAACCGTTGCCTGACGGGACGAGCAGATGTGCTAAGAAGGCTGACAGTCCTCCGACGAATAGAGTATTCCTGGCCAATGTCAGCTGTGGAGGAGATTTTACTGTGTTCGTCAAGAATGATGGAAACGTGTTCATCACTGGAAATTCGTACTTACAA gATGTTCTTCCAGCCAAGGGTGAATTGCGCGTAGTCATGTTCAAGAATACAAAGCGCATCGTCAGACTTCCGAAACCACATGCTAACCTGCAGAAAACGTTCCGACACGTTCCGCAGATGAGTAACTTCCTACACCAACTGAAGACAGACTGCTATGAATCCAAATTCGACTGGCCACAAAATCCTGTCCACTCAAACATATCTTTCGAAGACCCATCGTGGGCCACTAAAGTCGTAGCCTGCTTATACGAATTCGTCGACGACGATACACCTCTAATGGACGCTCAGCTTCGAGCCGTCGTAGCCAGCCTCCGAGGAGACTTTGTAGAAGCTCTCAACCTGCAATTAACATCTCTATATGTCGGCACTCATAAAATATGCGTTCCGTGGTACGTACAACACGTACAACGCACGGTTGTATACGTAGATCAAATGGAAAATCAAATCGAGACCAGAGCTAGTGAAACGTTGAGGAATAAGATCAAGTATCTAAGTCAAGAATGGTTACACCCGTCTCGCGATAACAACGAGAGGGATCTGGAAGATGTTGATTTGGAATGTCAGTGTTGTGAACCCAACTATATGGTTACTAATGCCGAGTTTGCTGTATATGATAGTACCGATGAGGATGTTCTGAAACGAGCCATTGCTATTACGAGAGCCGTTATGAGACTGTTGCCCGACGACAGTAAGGTTTGGACTGATTGCATCAACGAGGCTACGAAGTTTTGGATGGAGAGGAAGCTCGATATGAACGAGCTGGAGAATGTGCTGTTGGAGACGGCCTCCGAAGGGCAGGCCATCAACATGGCCTCGGCCGTGTTCTGCGCCAAGGACAGGATCAACTATCAGAAGCATCTCTCGTCCACGTTCAATTTGGAACTCTGCGATAATATTTTACAGTCATGGTCCTAA